Proteins co-encoded in one Sus scrofa isolate TJ Tabasco breed Duroc chromosome 14, Sscrofa11.1, whole genome shotgun sequence genomic window:
- the MMP11 gene encoding stromelysin-3 isoform X1, protein MARATGLRSAAPRALLLPLLLLLLLFPPPPLLARAPRPPDVHHRHPVRRGPQPWPEAPRSGPAPALAYQEAPRPGGGPRPPRCGVPDPPGGPSARNRQKRFVLSGGRWEKTDLTYRILRFPWQLVREQVRQTVAEALQVWSDVTPLTFTEVHEGHADIMIDFTRYWHGDNLPFDGPGGILAHAFFPKTHREGDVHFDYDETWTVGDNQGTDLLQVAAHEFGHVLGLQHTTAAKALMSPFYTFRYPLSLSPDDRRGIQHLYGQPQLAPTSGSPDLGHRAGVDTNEIAPLEPDTLPDACQVSFDAVATIRGELFFFKAGFVWRLRRGHLQPGYPALASRHWQGLPSPVDAAFEDAQGHIWFFQGAQYWVYDGEKPALGPAPLSELGLPGSPVHAALVWGPEKNKVYFFRGGDYWRFHPSTHRVDSPVPRRATDWRGVPSEIDAAFQDADGYAYFLRGRLYWKFDPVKVKALEGFPRLVGLDFFGCSEPANTFR, encoded by the exons ATGGCTCGGGCCACCGGGCTCCGAAGCGCGGCCCCGCGCGCCCTCCTGCTCccgctgctgctgttgctgctgctgttcccgccgccgccgctgctggcCCGGGCCCCGCGGCCGCCG GATGTTCACCACCGCCACCCAGTGAGGAGGGGGCCGCAGCCCTGGCCTGAAGCTCCTCGCAGCggaccagcccctgccctggcctaCCAGGAGGCGCCCCGGCCTGGTGGTGGCCCCAGACCTCCCCGCTGTGGCGTGCCTGACCCACCTGGGGGGCCAAGTGCGCGCAACCGCCAAAAGCGGTTCGTGCTGTCTGGTGGGCGCTGGGAGAAGACCGACCTCACTTACAG gATCCTCCGGTTCCCGTGGCAGCTGGTGCGGGAACAGGTGCGGCAGACGGTGGCAGAGGCCCTACAGGTGTGGAGCGATGTGACGCCACTCACCTTCACCGAGGTGCACGAGGGCCATGCCGACATCATGATTGACTTCACCAG gTACTGGCATGGGGACAACCTGCCCTTTGATGGACCTGGGGGCATCCTGGCCCATGCCTTCTTCCCCAAGACCCACCGAGAAGGGGATGTCCACTTTGACTATGATGAGACCTGGACAGTGGGGGACAACCAGG gCACAGACCTCCTGCAGGTGGCAGCCCACGAATTTGGCCACGTGCTCGGGCTGCAGCACACAACAGCTGCTAAGGCCCTCATGTCCCCTTTCTACACCTTCCGCTACCCGCTGAGCCTCAGCCCAGATGACCGCAGGGGTATCCAGCACCTCTATGGGCAGCCTCAGCTAGCCCCCACCTCGGGATCCCCAGACCTGGGCCACAGGGCTGGGGTGGACACCAATGAGATTGCACCACTGGAG CCGGACACCCTACCAGATGCCTGCCAGGTCTCCTTTGATGCAGTTGCCACCATCCGTGGTGAACTCTTCTTCTTCAAGGCAGGCTTTGTATGGCGGCTGCGCAGGGGCCACCTGCAGCCTGGCTACCCTGCACTGGCCTCTCGCCACTGGCAGGGACTGCCCAGCCCCGTGGATGCAGCTTTTGAGGATGCCCAGGGCCACATCTGGTTCTTCCAAG GAGCTCAGTACTGGGTGTATGATGGTGAGAAGCCAGCCCTGGGTCCCGCACCCCTCTCTGAGCTGGGCCTGCCCGGCTCCCCTGTCCACGCCGCCCTGGTCTGGGGCCCTGAGAAGAACAAGGTCTACTTCTTCCGAGGCGGAGACTACTGGCGCTTCCATCCCAGCACCCACCGTGTGGATAGCCCCGTGCCTCGCCGGGCCACTGACTGGCGAGGGGTGCCCTCTGAGATCGACGCTGCCTTCCAGGACGCCGATG GCTATGCCTACTTCCTGCGTGGCCGCCTCTACTGGAAGTTTGACCCTGTGAAGGTGAAGGCCCTGGAGGGCTTCCCCCGCCTCGTGGGCCTGGACTTCT
- the MMP11 gene encoding stromelysin-3 isoform X2 — protein MSGRDTGVCVGDVHHRHPVRRGPQPWPEAPRSGPAPALAYQEAPRPGGGPRPPRCGVPDPPGGPSARNRQKRFVLSGGRWEKTDLTYRILRFPWQLVREQVRQTVAEALQVWSDVTPLTFTEVHEGHADIMIDFTRYWHGDNLPFDGPGGILAHAFFPKTHREGDVHFDYDETWTVGDNQGTDLLQVAAHEFGHVLGLQHTTAAKALMSPFYTFRYPLSLSPDDRRGIQHLYGQPQLAPTSGSPDLGHRAGVDTNEIAPLEPDTLPDACQVSFDAVATIRGELFFFKAGFVWRLRRGHLQPGYPALASRHWQGLPSPVDAAFEDAQGHIWFFQGAQYWVYDGEKPALGPAPLSELGLPGSPVHAALVWGPEKNKVYFFRGGDYWRFHPSTHRVDSPVPRRATDWRGVPSEIDAAFQDADGYAYFLRGRLYWKFDPVKVKALEGFPRLVGLDFFGCSEPANTFR, from the exons ATGTCCGGCCGCGATACTGGGGTGTGTGTTGGG GATGTTCACCACCGCCACCCAGTGAGGAGGGGGCCGCAGCCCTGGCCTGAAGCTCCTCGCAGCggaccagcccctgccctggcctaCCAGGAGGCGCCCCGGCCTGGTGGTGGCCCCAGACCTCCCCGCTGTGGCGTGCCTGACCCACCTGGGGGGCCAAGTGCGCGCAACCGCCAAAAGCGGTTCGTGCTGTCTGGTGGGCGCTGGGAGAAGACCGACCTCACTTACAG gATCCTCCGGTTCCCGTGGCAGCTGGTGCGGGAACAGGTGCGGCAGACGGTGGCAGAGGCCCTACAGGTGTGGAGCGATGTGACGCCACTCACCTTCACCGAGGTGCACGAGGGCCATGCCGACATCATGATTGACTTCACCAG gTACTGGCATGGGGACAACCTGCCCTTTGATGGACCTGGGGGCATCCTGGCCCATGCCTTCTTCCCCAAGACCCACCGAGAAGGGGATGTCCACTTTGACTATGATGAGACCTGGACAGTGGGGGACAACCAGG gCACAGACCTCCTGCAGGTGGCAGCCCACGAATTTGGCCACGTGCTCGGGCTGCAGCACACAACAGCTGCTAAGGCCCTCATGTCCCCTTTCTACACCTTCCGCTACCCGCTGAGCCTCAGCCCAGATGACCGCAGGGGTATCCAGCACCTCTATGGGCAGCCTCAGCTAGCCCCCACCTCGGGATCCCCAGACCTGGGCCACAGGGCTGGGGTGGACACCAATGAGATTGCACCACTGGAG CCGGACACCCTACCAGATGCCTGCCAGGTCTCCTTTGATGCAGTTGCCACCATCCGTGGTGAACTCTTCTTCTTCAAGGCAGGCTTTGTATGGCGGCTGCGCAGGGGCCACCTGCAGCCTGGCTACCCTGCACTGGCCTCTCGCCACTGGCAGGGACTGCCCAGCCCCGTGGATGCAGCTTTTGAGGATGCCCAGGGCCACATCTGGTTCTTCCAAG GAGCTCAGTACTGGGTGTATGATGGTGAGAAGCCAGCCCTGGGTCCCGCACCCCTCTCTGAGCTGGGCCTGCCCGGCTCCCCTGTCCACGCCGCCCTGGTCTGGGGCCCTGAGAAGAACAAGGTCTACTTCTTCCGAGGCGGAGACTACTGGCGCTTCCATCCCAGCACCCACCGTGTGGATAGCCCCGTGCCTCGCCGGGCCACTGACTGGCGAGGGGTGCCCTCTGAGATCGACGCTGCCTTCCAGGACGCCGATG GCTATGCCTACTTCCTGCGTGGCCGCCTCTACTGGAAGTTTGACCCTGTGAAGGTGAAGGCCCTGGAGGGCTTCCCCCGCCTCGTGGGCCTGGACTTCT
- the C14H22orf15 gene encoding uncharacterized protein C22orf15 homolog — MFVTVMFGAGCWELVNPWCSVVTLTAHLRQKGQVPPDATIALLAEDGHLVNLGEGLEEGPSPAYSLASVLLQERGTYVLVQIIKEEAGAPTRYESLLENLDDWCPELAEELRWLSGLPPVGDGWRRRAGTRRSHQEQGPPSRPRRVGSLQSRTH, encoded by the exons ATGTTTGTCACCGTGATGTTTGGAG ccggCTGCTGGGAGCTGGTGAATCCCTGGTGCAGCGTGGTGACCCTCACAGCCCATCTGAGGCAGAAGGGCCAGGTTCCCCCAGATg cGACCATTGCTCTCCTGGCTGAGGATGGGCACCTGGTGAACCTGGGTGAGGGACTGGAGGAGGGCCCTTCCCCAGCGTACTCCCTGGCCAGCGTCCTGCTGCAGGAGCGTGGGACCTATGTCCTGGTGCAGATCATCA aggaagaggcaggggccCCTACCCGTTATGAGTCCCTCCTGGAGAACCTGGATGACTGGTGTCCAGAGCTGGCAG AGGAGCTGCGCTGGCTGTCAGGCCTGCCCCCTGTGGGTGATGGCTGGAGGAGGCGTGCGGGCACTCGGCGCAGCCACCAGGAGCAAGGACCTCCATCAAGACCCCGAAGGGTGGGCTCTCTGCAGTCCAGGACCCACTAg
- the CHCHD10 gene encoding coiled-coil-helix-coiled-coil-helix domain-containing protein 10, mitochondrial translates to MPRGSRSVAARPASRAAAPSAHLPAHPPPSAAAPATAPSGQPGLMAQMASTAAGVAVGSAVGHVVGSALTGAFSGGSSEPAQPAAQQAPAHAAPQPMQMGPCAYEIRQFLDCSTTQSDLSLCEGFSEALKQCKYNHGLSSLP, encoded by the exons ATGCCCCGGGGGAGCCGCAGCGTGGCCGCCCGGCCAGCCAG CCGCGCCGCCGCGCCCTCTGCCCACCTGCCCGCGCACCCGCCGCCCTCGGCAGCAGCCCCTGCCACCGCTCCGTCGGGCCAGCCCGGCCTGATGGCGCAGATGGCGTCCACGGCTGCCGGAGTAGCCGTGGGCTCGGCTGTGGGACACGTCGTGGGCAGCGCCCTGACCGGAGCCTTCAGTGGGGGGAGCTCAGAGCCCGCCCAGCCTGCTGCCCAGCAG gccccagcccacgCTGCCCCCCAGCCCATGCAGATGGGGCCCTGCGCCTATGAGATCAGGCAGTTCCTGGACTGCTCCACTACCCAGAGTGACCTGTCCTTGTGTGAGGGCTTCAGCGAGGCCCTGAAGCAGTGCAAGTACAACCATG GTCTGAGCTCCCTTCCCTGA
- the MMP11 gene encoding stromelysin-3 isoform X3 yields the protein MCPCGRGTSVPEAQSTPGLWSCMCAPLLSILGQLLAQRASGADPALSRAQAPLPPPRILRFPWQLVREQVRQTVAEALQVWSDVTPLTFTEVHEGHADIMIDFTRYWHGDNLPFDGPGGILAHAFFPKTHREGDVHFDYDETWTVGDNQGTDLLQVAAHEFGHVLGLQHTTAAKALMSPFYTFRYPLSLSPDDRRGIQHLYGQPQLAPTSGSPDLGHRAGVDTNEIAPLEPDTLPDACQVSFDAVATIRGELFFFKAGFVWRLRRGHLQPGYPALASRHWQGLPSPVDAAFEDAQGHIWFFQGAQYWVYDGEKPALGPAPLSELGLPGSPVHAALVWGPEKNKVYFFRGGDYWRFHPSTHRVDSPVPRRATDWRGVPSEIDAAFQDADGYAYFLRGRLYWKFDPVKVKALEGFPRLVGLDFFGCSEPANTFR from the exons ATGTGCCCATGCGGCAGAGGGACCAGTGTGCCTGAGGCCCAGAGCACACCTGGCCTCTGGTCCTGCATGTGTGCACCCCTACTGAGCATCCTGGGGCAACTCCTGGCCCAGCGGGCATCTGGGGCTGACCCTGCCCTGAGCCGGGCCCaggccccacttcctccccccaggATCCTCCGGTTCCCGTGGCAGCTGGTGCGGGAACAGGTGCGGCAGACGGTGGCAGAGGCCCTACAGGTGTGGAGCGATGTGACGCCACTCACCTTCACCGAGGTGCACGAGGGCCATGCCGACATCATGATTGACTTCACCAG gTACTGGCATGGGGACAACCTGCCCTTTGATGGACCTGGGGGCATCCTGGCCCATGCCTTCTTCCCCAAGACCCACCGAGAAGGGGATGTCCACTTTGACTATGATGAGACCTGGACAGTGGGGGACAACCAGG gCACAGACCTCCTGCAGGTGGCAGCCCACGAATTTGGCCACGTGCTCGGGCTGCAGCACACAACAGCTGCTAAGGCCCTCATGTCCCCTTTCTACACCTTCCGCTACCCGCTGAGCCTCAGCCCAGATGACCGCAGGGGTATCCAGCACCTCTATGGGCAGCCTCAGCTAGCCCCCACCTCGGGATCCCCAGACCTGGGCCACAGGGCTGGGGTGGACACCAATGAGATTGCACCACTGGAG CCGGACACCCTACCAGATGCCTGCCAGGTCTCCTTTGATGCAGTTGCCACCATCCGTGGTGAACTCTTCTTCTTCAAGGCAGGCTTTGTATGGCGGCTGCGCAGGGGCCACCTGCAGCCTGGCTACCCTGCACTGGCCTCTCGCCACTGGCAGGGACTGCCCAGCCCCGTGGATGCAGCTTTTGAGGATGCCCAGGGCCACATCTGGTTCTTCCAAG GAGCTCAGTACTGGGTGTATGATGGTGAGAAGCCAGCCCTGGGTCCCGCACCCCTCTCTGAGCTGGGCCTGCCCGGCTCCCCTGTCCACGCCGCCCTGGTCTGGGGCCCTGAGAAGAACAAGGTCTACTTCTTCCGAGGCGGAGACTACTGGCGCTTCCATCCCAGCACCCACCGTGTGGATAGCCCCGTGCCTCGCCGGGCCACTGACTGGCGAGGGGTGCCCTCTGAGATCGACGCTGCCTTCCAGGACGCCGATG GCTATGCCTACTTCCTGCGTGGCCGCCTCTACTGGAAGTTTGACCCTGTGAAGGTGAAGGCCCTGGAGGGCTTCCCCCGCCTCGTGGGCCTGGACTTCT